A portion of the Acanthopagrus latus isolate v.2019 chromosome 21, fAcaLat1.1, whole genome shotgun sequence genome contains these proteins:
- the tmem53 gene encoding transmembrane protein 53 — MADDEIDYNIVFPDAGISERHWQGTKEPVVILLGWAGCKDKHLSKYSSIYNEQGCVTVRYTAPLKTVFISESFGYKELSSTALKLLEILYDYEVENSPIFFHIFSNGGFMLYRYIVELLHSDKQFSSLCLIGAVVDSAPGSGNVRGALRALRATLGPKISPVLRYVLLALFAVTVFLLRVVLYPLTKYVHKNHYDAVQERPPAWPHFFLFSRDDQVIRHRDVEVFVESLKQKGVPVDCFDFGSSPHVGHFREFPEEYALKCRNFLVACMKDSEGAELKKRHRVQNP, encoded by the exons ATGGCAGACGATGAAATAGACTACAACATCGTGTTTCCAGATGCAGGCATATCGG agAGACACTGGCAGGGGACAAAGGAGCCAGTGGTGATCCTGCTGGGCTGGGCTGGCTGCAAGGACAAGCACCTCTCCAAATACAGCTCCATCTACAATGAACAG GGATGTGTCACCGTCCGCTACACGGCTCCCCTGAAGACCGTCTTCATCTCTGAGTCTTTTGGCTACAAGGAGCTGAGCAGCACGGCCCTCAAATTACTGGAGATCCTCTATGACTACGAGGTGGAGAACAGCCCTATTTTCTTTCACATATTCAGCAACGGTGGCTTCATGCTGTACCGCTACATTGTGGAGTTGTTGCACAGCGATAAGCAGTTCAGCTCCCTGTGTTTGATCGGGGCCGTCGTGGACAGTGCCCCGGGCAGCGGGAATGTTCGCGGGGCCCTGCGTGCACTGAGGGCCACCCTGGGGCCCAAAATAAGTCCTGTGTTAAGATACGTCCTCTTAGCTCTTTTTGCAGTGACTGTTTTCCTGTTGCGAGTCGTGCTGTACCCCTTGACCAAGTACGTCCACAAGAACCACTATGACGCGGTACAAGAGAGGCCACCTGCCTGGCCTCACTTCTTCCTGTTCTCAAGAGACGACCAGGTGATCCGGCACCGGGACGTCGAGGTCTTTGTGGAGAGCCTGAAGCAGAAAGGCGTCCCAGTGgactgttttgattttggttcCAGTCCTCATGTTGGTCATTTCCGCGAGTTTCCTGAGGAGTATGCTCTTAAGTGCCGCAATTTCCTGGTTGCCTGTATGAAGGACTCTGAAGGGGCTGAGTTAAAGAAAAGACATAGGGTTCAGAATCCGTGA
- the toe1 gene encoding target of EGR1 protein 1 yields MASSLVVPVIDVQNDNFKELWPAMVLAIKTSSFVALDTELSGLGNRKSLLAESIEDRYKAICHAARSRSILSLGFACYKKLDNKAADTYLVQVYNLTLLCSEEYIIEPQSVQFLVQHGFDFNKQYAHGIPYCKGNNKGGSDDRGVNIRALFTELLRAKKPLVLHNGLIDMAFLYQSFYAHLPERLATFTADLSEMFPAGIYDTKYVTEFELRLSASYLEYAFKKCKLDNSRSVTSGGSGPHVHVEFCQYAGHMSSYVDYRVCPDVAPPQGQTNICQRFSAFGWCLNGTQCPLSHDTDLIILQDEKGLGDKRKKRKRQREKKRGKAAEGSSIFDGAPENKIPHMEMDMEETPDDQKKAEETVPHMDSDGNTQQTEGENKKTDSDGNGLCEDITDLEKSATADDNANSKNKTDNGADSRTEDGGREKFSDHPSKTDDQKKKADAGTHRAGFDAFMTAYIFAYSCTVIKKDGAGGVEEKGHQKEEEQSWLPTCLNKVYLSGKAAPLNVVKSTFSKSSKAHVQKMEMVWGGRM; encoded by the exons GAGCTGAGTGGTCTTGGGAACAGGAAATCGTTGCTGGCTGA ATCTATAGAGGACAGATACAAAGCCATCTGCCACGCAGCTCGCTCCCGCTCCATCCTCTCCCTGGGCTTTGCCTGTTACAAGAAACTGGACAACAAG GCTGCAGACACATACCTGGTCCAGGTGTATAACCTCACACTGTTATGTTCAGAGGAATACATCATAGAGCCCCAGTCAGTCCAGTTCCTGGTACAGCATGGATTTGACTTTAACAAGCAGTATGCCCATGGAATCCCTTACTGCAAGGGCAATAATAAG GGAGGATCAGATGACAGAGGGGTCAACATCCGAGCCTTATTCACAGAACTGCTGCGTGCTAAGAAACCCCTGGTGCTCCACAATGGTCTCATAGACATGGCCTTCCTTTACCAG AGTTTTTATGCTCATCTGCCTGAGCGCTTGGCTACCTTCACAGCCGACCTGTCCGAGATGTTTCCTGCTGGCATCTACGACACCAAATATGTCACTGAATTTGAACTGCGGCTCAGTGCCTCGTATCTGGAGTATGCTTTTAAGAAATG TAAGCTGGATAACAGCCGCAGTGTTACCTCTGGGGGGAGTGGGCCTCATGTTCATGTAGAGTTCTGTCAGTATGCCGGTCACATGTCCAGCTATGTGGACTACAGAGTGTGTCCAGATGTGGCCCCTCCTCAGGGACAGACCAACATCTGCCAGCGCTTCTCT gCATTTGGCTGGTGTCTGAATGGCACTCAGTGTCCATTATCTCATGACACCGATTTAATCATCCTTCAGGACGAGAAAGGCCTAGGGgataagagaaaaaagaggaagagacagagagagaagaagagaggcaaGGCAGCAGAGGGCTCCTCCATCTTTGACGGTGCCCCCGAAAACAAAATACCCCATATGGAGATGGATATGGAAGAAACACCAGATGACCAGAAAAAGGCTGAGGAAACTGTGCCTCACATGGACAGTGACGGAAACACCCAACAGACTGaaggagagaacaaaaaaacagacagcgaTGGAAACGGATTGTGTGAGGACATTACAGATTTAGAAAAATCTGCCACAGCTGATGACAACGcaaactcaaaaaacaaaacagacaatggTGCAGATAGCAGaacagaggatggagggagagaaaagttTAGCGACCACCCATCTAAGACTGACGACCAGAAGAAGAAGGCTGATGCGGGAACGCACAGGGCAGGGTTCGATGCCTTCATGACTGCATACATCTTTGCCTACTCATGTACCGTCATCAAAAAGGACGGAGCAGGTGGTGTGGAGGAGAAGGGGCaccagaaggaggaggagcagtcgTGGCTTCCTACGTGTCTCAATAAGGTCTACCTCAGTGGCAAGGCTGCTCCTCTCAACGTGGTTAAAAGCACCTTCTCTAAATCATCCAAAGCCCACGTGCAGAAGATGGAGATGGTGTGGGGAGGAAGAATGTAA